In Phycisphaerae bacterium, the DNA window GGATCTCTCAACCGGCACCAGGCACGGGCGTAAAGGGCGACCGACCGGCCATCGCCGCCTTCCCACAAGAACAGCCGCACGTCGTGATCGAGGGCCAGACGCTCTCTGAACGTCGCGCCGACAAGACACCGCGCCCCGCTGACCGACAGCTCGAAGACGTTCTCAGCCGGCCGACGCAGGCCCAGGTAAGGCACGGTCATGGCCTTCCAGGTCATCGCGCATTGCTCGAAACCCTCGCCGAAGGCCACCGCCTCGACGGTCGCGGGATCGTACCGCAGATCGGCGTCAACCATCGCGGCGGCGATGTCGCGGGCGAAGAGGCGACTGACGTAAAGAACCTTGAGAACCGAAGTCCTCCACGGTCCGCGCGTCCGGGACCGGGCCTGCCTGATCTCCTCGACCAGCTCGGCGTGAATCTCAGCGGGCACGCCGGCCAGCCACTCGGCTTTGCCTTCGAGTCGGTCGTCGTCCAGAAACCGGCCGATCGGATTGTCGAGATCGTCCCAGGCGGCGGGCGGGTTTCTGACCGCCACGTCGGAAACCACGACGCACCGCCGTCCGAGCACCCGCGCCGCGTGATCCTCAATATCGACCATCGCCGGAGAGCTGCCGATGGGAAACAAGATCAAAACTTCATCCGCGCCCATCGAGTCCATATACGCCTTCTGAGCCTGGTTGCAGCGCCGCTCCCGCCCCAGACACGCCAGCCAGAGGCCCTCATCCTCGCCCGCGGGAACCCGGTCGCCGTGCGCCGCCCAGCAGGCGGGATGGAACATCAGGTTGATCTTGTTGATTCGCATGGGAGACTCACGCCAGCTCGCGCGTATTGACAATCCCCACCTCGATGTCTTCCTTATTGACCGAGTAGGTCACCAGCAGCTTCTCGCCGTCGCAGAAGCAATTGGGGTAGTGATAGCCGTCTTCCTTGTGTCGGCCGTTGATCCGACGCGTGGTCGGACCCTCGACCAGCGTGTATTGGCGGGTGAACTTGCGGCCATCGTCACTCAGGGCGATCCAGAGGGCCATGCGGTCCAACAGCCGCTCGTGGTTGTTGCCGACGATGTAGAACCGCCCGTCCGACAGCCGTCCGGCGAACGCGCGGGAAAACGAGTTCGGGAAGTCCGTGCGGACCAGGTCGCTCCAGGTCTCGCCGCCGTCGTCACTCCACGTGATCGCCAAGTACCCGGAAATGCTAGAGTCCCGCTGGTACATCCAGATCCGCCCGTCGTCGGTCTGGTACCAGGTGCCCTGCTCGGGCAAAACGCCCTCATCGGAAATGGCGATATCCACCACGCGCGGCGGATCGAACGGTCGCGACGGGTCGTCCCAGATCAGGACCATGCCGTGATGGTCGTAGAGGTCGAAGCCGCAGCACATCAGCTTGCCGTCGCGGGTTGGCCGCGGCCCTTCAAAAAGGTAGACGTTGGGACAGATGTTCTCGTAGTGCGTCCACGTCTTCAGGTCCGCCGTCTCATAGACGTCCAGCCGGATGTGCTGATCCTTCAACGTGCTCATGCCCGGCGGAGCCGTCTCACGCTCAAAATCCTTGGCCACGCAGACGTAGTTGTAAAGTTTGTCACTGGACGCGTAAAGCCCGGCGTTGTTCCGCACGAGCCTGCTGGCCACCGGCGTCGGAACAACCACGCCGTGAGGCGACCAGGTCGTGCCGTCCGCCGACGAGGCAAAGTGTATCTCCTGGCCGACGTAGTCCTCATGCAGAAACCCATTGGACCAGGACGTAACGTACCGGTCGCCGAATTTCGTGACGGCCTGGTGATGGCTGTAGGCCCAGGTTTTCTCGTCGCCGCGGTAGACCATCGACCGCCGGAACGGCACGTGCGGAAACTCGCCCCAGCCGTCGGGAATCACCGGATGCCAGTCGGTCAAAACGGGATACCCGGAGGCGATCGCAGCCACCTTCATGCGGTAATTCTGCATCCGCTTGGCCAGATCGCCGTCGACCACCCGCGCCACACGAAACGTATCCATCGCCATCGGCTGATTTGGGCTCATCTCGTCTGTTGCTCCTGTGAAAGGTGAAGTCTTGAGGCTAAAGGTCCTTGATTAACGTGGCCAGTGTGGCGGTCAGGTCCAGCACGTCCCGAATGCTGACCCACTCGTCAACGCCGTGTAGGTTGCCGCCTCGCGGCCCGAAAAGCACGCTCGGCATCCGGCCGATCTCACCGTAGACCCCCAAGTCGCAGGAAAAGGGCGCACCGGAAACGACGGCCGATCCGCGAACCGCCTCAGCCGCCCGAGCGACGGCGGCGATGGCCGGATCGTCGCGCGAGGTCTCCCACGGACGAACAGAGTGGTACGTCTTCTCCAGAGCCAGATCAAACGGCTCCAAAGCCGGTTCAGTCTTCCGCTTGCCTTCCCAATACGCTTGGAACTCGGGATAGAAATGCTCTTCGGTCATACCCGGGTGACACCAGACGATCCACGAAACGCTGACCTCGCGCGGCGTGCCCATCTGGACCGTCTGTCCGCCGGCCCCGTTCTCGATCCGCCAGGCAAGCACGTTGAGTTCCTTGCCCGGACCATCGAACAGTTCATGCCGGTTCCTTTGTCGCCAGTGCGTTTGAAACTCGTACAGAAGCTCCACCGCCCTCGCTGCGCCCACCAGCGGATTGGCAATGGCATCGCCGGTATACGGCATGCCGCCCTTTCCGGTCAGCCGCAGATCGCCCAGAAACGCCCCGAAACATGCTGGGCAAACCTCCATCCCCGTCGGCTCGGTCACCACCGCCAGGTCGGCGTTATACCCCTTCAAACGAGCCGCCAGAGTGCCATTACCGCT includes these proteins:
- a CDS encoding M20/M25/M40 family metallo-hydrolase; this encodes MSELTAERIKEAVDDRAGAIVEWTKALVRFASENRPPDGDEADVQLHLAEQCRALGLEVDLFSPQEMAGAAEHPFWLAGRDYSRGRKNLAARWRGVGGGRSILLSGHSDVAPSDPAEWTVCPPYEPVVRDGRLYGRGSADMKGGLAAAFWAVRVLRELGFAPRGDVLFESVVDEEYASGNGTLAARLKGYNADLAVVTEPTGMEVCPACFGAFLGDLRLTGKGGMPYTGDAIANPLVGAARAVELLYEFQTHWRQRNRHELFDGPGKELNVLAWRIENGAGGQTVQMGTPREVSVSWIVWCHPGMTEEHFYPEFQAYWEGKRKTEPALEPFDLALEKTYHSVRPWETSRDDPAIAAVARAAEAVRGSAVVSGAPFSCDLGVYGEIGRMPSVLFGPRGGNLHGVDEWVSIRDVLDLTATLATLIKDL